CCAAATTTCTTGCCGGGGTATCAGTTATTTCCATTATGATGGTTTCAATTGTGCTTGTTATAATAGGGCTTGGGCTGTTTAGCCTGGGAATAGTGCCCGGTATCGAAGAGATTTGGAGAATTTTAATTTATCTTTTAATCAGTATTATATATATTTCTTTCTGGTTGGGGATTTCCATTTTATTTTCCATTTTATTTCGCAGTACAGCAACTTCGGCATTGGCGGCATTGGCTATGTGGATATTCTTTTCTTTTTTTGTGAGCATAGGAGTAAGCGTTATTGTTGATGCTATAATGCCGGAAAAAACGGTTGCAGCCCATGAAGCTGATTACTCGCGTCCAAATGGGATAAATAGGGCTGATTTTGAGCGTTCAAATAAGATAAAACAATTTTCTCTGATATCGCCGATGTATCTTTATACTGACGCCACTGCCACAATTATAGATCCCACACGAAAAACCACTCAGGCATTTATTGAGTTGCGTCCTATGGAAAGGATCTCTATTTCGCGGTTTTCCGGCCCATTGCCGTTAATACAAAGCTTGTTGATCGTTGTGCCATATATTGTAACACTTTTAGCGCTTACAATTATAACTTTTGCCGTTTCGTATACAATCTTTATGAGGCAGGAAATACGGTCGCTTTGATGACCAAATTCCAGTCCTCAGTTTTAAAACGATATGTCTTGCTGTAGTTAATGTTTTTGATGTATACGAGCAGGTATTTGGATAGAATTTACAGGGAGTAGTTAAGCTTTGAGTAAACATTTTGCAAAAAATATAAAGATAGGCCTGGTTGTAAAAAAAGATCTCAAAGCTGAAGAAAAAGCCGATGAGCTTGAAAAATGGCTGATCGAAAAAAAGATAAAAGTTGTCAGAAAAGAATATCTTCCTCCAAGTCCCGTTTATTCCGATAAGACAAAGGAAAAAGCTCCTTCAGGCCTTTTTTTTGTGTTGGTGCTTGGAGGTGATGGTACTTTTCTTACCGCTGTACGCTGGATAGGAGATCAGGATATTCCTGTTCTTGGGGTGAAATTCGGGGATGTCGGATTTCTTGCCGAAACATCAGAGGCCCACCTCTATGATGCTGTTGAAGCTATTCTTACTAACAGGTTTTCCACCAGTTCCAGAATGCGTCTTCTTGTAAAAGTATTTCGAAACGATAAGGAAATTGCCAGTGAAACGGTTTTAAATGATATTGTAATCAACAAGGGAGCCCTTGCAAGACTTGCGCATATTCAGACATATATAAACGACCATTATCTTACTACATACAGGGCTGATGGGCTTATTGTCGCAACTACTACAGGATCGACGGCTTATTCCCTTGCAGCAGGCGGGCCGGTTGTGCATCCTTCAGTTCCGGCGATAATAATGACACCCATTTGTCCTTTTACACTAACTAACCGTCCGCTGATTATTCCCGATACATCAATTATTAAAATCAATTTGGAAAAACCGCTTTCCAATATTATGCTTACATTTGACGGCCAGCAGGGTATAAAGATAAGCAAAAAAGATGTTCTGGTAGTACAAAAAGGCAAAAAACCTATCAGAATGATAACAGTTCCGGGCCTGGATTATTTTGATGTTTTGAAAACGAAGTTGAGATGGAGTGGCGGCAGAGTTTAATATCAA
This is a stretch of genomic DNA from Pseudomonadota bacterium. It encodes these proteins:
- a CDS encoding ABC transporter permease — protein: MQGLKAIIKKELSDHISSYRFTIIFALIAMVSLITVYMTGINIRKELEGVTKPQFVFLMLFTSSGGFFSVVQFTAFFGPLMGLLLGFDTINRERNEGTLSKILSQPVYRDTVINSKFLAGVSVISIMMVSIVLVIIGLGLFSLGIVPGIEEIWRILIYLLISIIYISFWLGISILFSILFRSTATSALAALAMWIFFSFFVSIGVSVIVDAIMPEKTVAAHEADYSRPNGINRADFERSNKIKQFSLISPMYLYTDATATIIDPTRKTTQAFIELRPMERISISRFSGPLPLIQSLLIVVPYIVTLLALTIITFAVSYTIFMRQEIRSL
- a CDS encoding NAD(+)/NADH kinase, whose amino-acid sequence is MKIGLVVKKDLKAEEKADELEKWLIEKKIKVVRKEYLPPSPVYSDKTKEKAPSGLFFVLVLGGDGTFLTAVRWIGDQDIPVLGVKFGDVGFLAETSEAHLYDAVEAILTNRFSTSSRMRLLVKVFRNDKEIASETVLNDIVINKGALARLAHIQTYINDHYLTTYRADGLIVATTTGSTAYSLAAGGPVVHPSVPAIIMTPICPFTLTNRPLIIPDTSIIKINLEKPLSNIMLTFDGQQGIKISKKDVLVVQKGKKPIRMITVPGLDYFDVLKTKLRWSGGRV